One genomic segment of Stigmatopora argus isolate UIUO_Sarg chromosome 3, RoL_Sarg_1.0, whole genome shotgun sequence includes these proteins:
- the LOC144071546 gene encoding pleckstrin homology domain-containing family A member 7-like isoform X3, whose translation MAAPLGQDCLPENWTYGVCGDGRVFFIDDHTRETTWLHPRSAEPVNSGHMIRSDLPKGWEEGFTDEGASYFIDHNHRSTTFCHPVTGQISPENVDFMLQEQLPCSRMMSQPGIEQLSSTTVSDISTVTTSSTVEAAYTSKGSRSGGSRVHSFGKREQAIKRNPNVPVVVRGWLYKQDSSGMRLWKRKWFVLADFCLFYYKDSREEAVLGSIPLPSYVISPVGPEDHISRKYAFKAEHTGMRTYYFSADTQEDMNTWLRAMNQAANISAPIHSGSRPVEQSNHFNVIHRQTLTHTNHVNNHKAPEPQRPVTHEVMLEHIDQDLDDRCSFHKASPLTVEMDTQGSLPTNPPSSAPPPPENTSSSASESRVPVRVLSRSASMLPQGATSRNGLVEMPSPILEPNGIAAGTYQRVPEAHQQMRRRSTLEQVEQWVKVQKAEQKGPPSRDNTLPRRTPPSQPKFSTLDAQKTLPKTPCHSPPLARLGEYKYAQDRLSHFRLTPELGGSGSNTALQLYEWQQRQQYRLGSPTAPVYTPAPEYPFGARPPSAVPPSTKHKGPPRCVSVPPSVADIPPPGPPPGTIKTLSPARRPHTPIDRVTVRPLADASRVDSPFALSPRRTKSQLLKASTIERRSLPPSNYITHTVSAPSLHGKTPDELTLLLIQLRRQQAKMAATRQHTLAQLERYGLSGASPFLAAGCSPTLTQLSLLGNTQVDDTYKQLKQDLEYLDLKVAGSQALKELGKPVKVAESDVDVKLSRLCEQDKILKDLEVRISSLKQDKDKLESVLDVSHQQIEMFQEQPAHVNKIAYQQRLLQEDLVSIRAQISRLSTEMTQAWVDYSWLESSVEQLRAALQAHMNQSATPQQEKTEIKRELWRIEDVMAGLGASKANYKVTVESVQNPERKLVPCVSEPSVPSSSADVQPLPRTIVPNVFSQTLPHNFVPKWAEDAAPPRPPLPRLYDYEETPPAVPPLPKEASAVIRHTSVRGLKRQSDERKRDREGGHYVLNGDSKSDLRSFLSEPELPAITHQNTDMDYYYADHKSLSGASWLMANQSDTLSSFVTLRRCPGTTVDRERPRSALDCLSSEYLGGMAPTQRAGRMSAEEQLERMKRHQRALVRDRKRNLSQGERSGAPPPAPVLDWREERPRAEGQSDEGCKEREGPWVTAKATLIREADVEPLDYDYDIRRELCKPQKVSIPERYVETDPEEPLSPEEEEERSRRTERIRKLLSKSNVQNLQSASVDFSELDSVLQQQEKIMNVSRALASQASKKSKLVAAAAAAGQ comes from the exons TCATAACCACAGGAGCACCACCTTCTGTCATCCCGTGACCGGGCAGATTTCTCCAGAGAACGTGGATTTTATGCTGCAGGAACA GCTGCCGTGTTCTCGCATGATGTCCCAACCTGGCATCGAACAGCTCTCCAGCACCACCGTCAGTGACATCTCCACTGTCACCACCTCCTCCACCGTCGAAGCCGCCTACACTTCCAAG GGTTCTCGCTCCGGCGGAAGCAGGGTGCACAGTTTCGGCAAGCGAGAGCAAGCCATTAAGAGGAACCCAAATGTTCCTGTTGTGGTCCGAGGATGGCTCTATAAACAG GACAGCTCCGGGATGCGTCTTTGGAAGAGGAAGTGGTTCGTTTTGGCTGATTTTTGCCTCTTCTACTATAAAG ACAGCAGAGAGGAGGCGGTCCTCGGCAGCATTCCGCTTCCCAGCTATGTCATTTCACCCGTGGGACCAGAGGACCATATCAGCCGCAAGTATGCCTTCAAG GCGGAGCACACGGGCATGCGGACATACTACTTCAGCGCCGACACGCAGGAAGACATGAACACGTGGCTGAGGGCCATGAACCAGGCCGCCAACATCAGCGCCCCAATCCACTCTGGTAGCAG ACCAGTGGAACAGTCCAATCACTTCAACGTGATCCATCGTCAGACCCTCACACACACCAACCACGTCAACAACCACAAGGCACCAGAACCCCAAAGACCTGTGACGCATGAGGTTATGCTTGAGCACATCGATCAGGACCTGGACGACCGCTGCAGCTTCCACAAAGCCTCCCCTCTCACCGTGGAGATGGACACCCAAGGTTCCCTTCCCACCAACCCCCCATCCTCTGCCCCCCCACCGCCGGAAAACACGTCCTCGTCAGCATCAGAGTCCAGGGTGCCGGTTCGAGTGCTCTCGCGGTCTGCCTCCATGCTGCCCCAGGGTGCCACCTCCAGGAATGGCCTGGTTGAGATGCCTAGCCCGATTTTGGAGCCCAATGGGATCGCTGCGGGGACTTACCAGAGGGTCCCGGAAGCTCACCAGCAAATGAGGAGGAGAAGTACTCTGGAACAGGTGGAGCAGTGGGTCAAGGTGCAGAAAGCTGAGCAGAAAGG TCCACCGTCCCGAGACAACACTCTCCCTCGTCGAACGCCACCGTCCCAACCCAAGTTTAGCACCCTGGATGCACAGAAGACCCTGCCAAAGACCCCCTGCCACAGTCCTCCTCTGGCACGCCTGGGCGAGTACAAGTACGCCCAGGACCGCCTGAGCCACTTCCGCCTCACCCCTGAGCTGGGCGGTTCGGGTTCCAACACCGCTTTGCAACTGTACGAGTGGCAGCAGCGCCAACAGTACCGCCTCGGTAGCCCCACGGCGCCCGTCTACACGCCCGCACCGGAATACCCTTTTGGTGCCAGGCCGCCATCTGCTGTTCCTCCGTCCACCAAACACAAAGGACCGCCACGCTGCGTGTCTGTACCACCTTCTGTCGCAGATATCCCCCCTCCGGGGCCTCCACCGGGCACCATCAAGACCTTGTCGCCCGCTCGCCGCCCGCACACGCCGATTGACCGTGTGACAGTAAGACCGCTGGCTGATGCGTCAAGGGTGGACTCCCCGTTTGCCCTTTCGCCTCGCAGGACCAAGTCGCAGTTGCTCAAG GCGTCCACCATCGAGAGGCGCTCTCTGCCTCCATCCAACTACATCACCCACACGGTCAGTGCACCCAGCCTCCACGGCAAAACG CCCGATGAGCTCACCCTGCTCCTCATTCAGCTGCGCCGCCAACAGGCCAAGATGGCGGCAACCCGCCAGCACACACTAGCGCAGCTTGAGCGCTATGGGTTGTCAGGCGCCAGCCCGTTCCTCGCCGCCGGCTGCTCACCTACTCTAACCCAGCTCAGTCTGTTGGGCAACACTCAG GTGGATGACACGTACAAGCAGCTGAAGCAGGACCTGGAGTATCTGGACTTAAAG GTAGCTGGAAGTCAAGCATTAAAGGAGTTGGGGAAGCCCGTCAAGGTTGCAGAGAGTGATGTAGAT GTAAAACTGAGTCGTTTGTGTGAGCAAGACAAAATTTTGAAGGACTTGGAAGTGCGGATCAGCTCACTGAAGCAGGATAag GATAAGCTGGAGAGCGTGCTGGACGTGTCGCACCAACAGATTGAGATGTTCCAGGAGCAGCCGGCCCATGTGAACAAGATTGCGTACCAGCAGAGACTCTTGCAGGAAGACTTGGTCTCCATCAGGGCCCAGATTTCACGACTATCAACG GAAATGACACAAGCCTGGGTGGATTATAGTTGGCTGGAGAGTTCAGTGGAACAGCTGAGGGCAGCGCTCCAGGCCCACATGAACCAAAGTGCCACCCCGCAG CAAGAAAAGACGGAGATAAAGCGAGAGTTATGGAGGATCGAAGACGTGATGGCCGGACTTGGTGCCAGCAAAGCCAACTACAAAGTCACCGTCGAATCTGTGCAGAACCCAG AGAGGAAGTTAGTGCCTTGTGTGTCAGAGCCCAGCGTGCCTTCTTCCAGCGCCGACGTCCAGCCACTTCCTCGTACCATCGTCCCAAACGTTTTCTCACAAACGTTGCCTCACAACTTTGTGCCAAAGTGG GCAGAGGACGCCGCGCCGCCCCGACCTCCGCTCCCTCGCCTGTACGACTACGAGGAGACGCCACCTGCCGTGCCCCCGTTGCCCAAGGAAGCATCGGCGGTCATCCGCCACACGTCAGTGCGAGGCCTCAAGCGGCAGTCCGATGAGAGGAAGCGAGACCGAGAGGGCGGACACTATGTTCTCAATGGGGACTCTAAG AGTGATTTACGTTCGTTCCTGAGTGAACCCGAGCTGCCGGCCATCACTCACCAAAACACCGACATGGACTACTACTATGCCGACCATAAAA GTCTGTCGGGCGCGTCATGGCTGATGGCGAACCAGTCGGACACCCTGTCGTCCTTTGTAACATTGCGGAGATGCCCTGGCACCACTGTGGACAGG GAGCGACCCAGGAGTGCCCTGGATTGTTTGTCCTCCGAGTACCTGGGGGGCATGGCGCCTACCCAGCGTGCCGGTCGGATGAGCGCCGAGGAGCAGTTAGAGAGGATGAAGCGCCACCAGAGGGCGCTGGTGCGGGATCGCAAACGGAATCTCAGCCAGGGCGAGCGGTCCGGCGCTCCGCCACCTGCCCCC GTGCTTGATTGGCGGGAAGAGCGTCCCAGGGCCGAAGGTCAAAGCGATGAAGGGTGCAAAGAGAGAGAAGGTCCGTGGGTGACGGCCAAAGCCACTCTGATCCGAGAAGCGGACGTGGAGCCTCTAGACTACGACTATGACATCAGAAGAGAG CTCTGCAAGCCGCAGAAGGTTTCCATCCCGGAGCGTTACGTGGAGACGGATCCGGAGGAGCCGCTGAGCcccgaagaagaagaggagcgaAGTCGGCGCACGGAACGGATCAGGAAACTTCTCAGCAAGTCCAA TGTTCAGAATTTGCAGTCGGCATCCGTGGACTTTAGTGAGCTTGATTCAGTTCTCCAACAGCAGGAGAAGATCATGAACGTGTCGCGGGCCCTCGCTTCACAGGCATCAAAGAAGAGCAAACTGGTAGCAG CTGCAGCTGCTGCTGGCCAGTGA
- the LOC144071546 gene encoding pleckstrin homology domain-containing family A member 7-like isoform X6, which yields MAAPLGQDCLPENWTYGVCGDGRVFFIDDHTRETTWLHPRSAEPVNSGHMIRSDLPKGWEEGFTDEGASYFIDHNHRSTTFCHPVTGQISPENVDFMLQEQLPCSRMMSQPGIEQLSSTTVSDISTVTTSSTVEAAYTSKGSRSGGSRVHSFGKREQAIKRNPNVPVVVRGWLYKQDSSGMRLWKRKWFVLADFCLFYYKDSREEAVLGSIPLPSYVISPVGPEDHISRKYAFKAGHTGMRSYIYKHSSVIGSQAEHTGMRTYYFSADTQEDMNTWLRAMNQAANISAPIHSGSRPVEQSNHFNVIHRQTLTHTNHVNNHKAPEPQRPVTHEVMLEHIDQDLDDRCSFHKASPLTVEMDTQGSLPTNPPSSAPPPPENTSSSASESRVPVRVLSRSASMLPQGATSRNGLVEMPSPILEPNGIAAGTYQRVPEAHQQMRRRSTLEQVEQWVKVQKAEQKGPPSRDNTLPRRTPPSQPKFSTLDAQKTLPKTPCHSPPLARLGEYKYAQDRLSHFRLTPELGGSGSNTALQLYEWQQRQQYRLGSPTAPVYTPAPEYPFGARPPSAVPPSTKHKGPPRCVSVPPSVADIPPPGPPPGTIKTLSPARRPHTPIDRVTVRPLADASRVDSPFALSPRRTKSQLLKASTIERRSLPPSNYITHTVSAPSLHGKTVDDTYKQLKQDLEYLDLKVAGSQALKELGKPVKVAESDVDVKLSRLCEQDKILKDLEVRISSLKQDKDKLESVLDVSHQQIEMFQEQPAHVNKIAYQQRLLQEDLVSIRAQISRLSTEMTQAWVDYSWLESSVEQLRAALQAHMNQSATPQQEKTEIKRELWRIEDVMAGLGASKANYKVTVESVQNPERKLVPCVSEPSVPSSSADVQPLPRTIVPNVFSQTLPHNFVPKWAEDAAPPRPPLPRLYDYEETPPAVPPLPKEASAVIRHTSVRGLKRQSDERKRDREGGHYVLNGDSKSDLRSFLSEPELPAITHQNTDMDYYYADHKSLSGASWLMANQSDTLSSFVTLRRCPGTTVDRERPRSALDCLSSEYLGGMAPTQRAGRMSAEEQLERMKRHQRALVRDRKRNLSQGERSGAPPPAPVLDWREERPRAEGQSDEGCKEREGPWVTAKATLIREADVEPLDYDYDIRRELCKPQKVSIPERYVETDPEEPLSPEEEEERSRRTERIRKLLSKSNVQNLQSASVDFSELDSVLQQQEKIMNVSRALASQASKKSKLVAAAAAAGQ from the exons TCATAACCACAGGAGCACCACCTTCTGTCATCCCGTGACCGGGCAGATTTCTCCAGAGAACGTGGATTTTATGCTGCAGGAACA GCTGCCGTGTTCTCGCATGATGTCCCAACCTGGCATCGAACAGCTCTCCAGCACCACCGTCAGTGACATCTCCACTGTCACCACCTCCTCCACCGTCGAAGCCGCCTACACTTCCAAG GGTTCTCGCTCCGGCGGAAGCAGGGTGCACAGTTTCGGCAAGCGAGAGCAAGCCATTAAGAGGAACCCAAATGTTCCTGTTGTGGTCCGAGGATGGCTCTATAAACAG GACAGCTCCGGGATGCGTCTTTGGAAGAGGAAGTGGTTCGTTTTGGCTGATTTTTGCCTCTTCTACTATAAAG ACAGCAGAGAGGAGGCGGTCCTCGGCAGCATTCCGCTTCCCAGCTATGTCATTTCACCCGTGGGACCAGAGGACCATATCAGCCGCAAGTATGCCTTCAAG GCCGGCCACACGGGCATGCGCTCGTACATTTACAAACACAGCTCTGTGATTGGCTCTCAGGCGGAGCACACGGGCATGCGGACATACTACTTCAGCGCCGACACGCAGGAAGACATGAACACGTGGCTGAGGGCCATGAACCAGGCCGCCAACATCAGCGCCCCAATCCACTCTGGTAGCAG ACCAGTGGAACAGTCCAATCACTTCAACGTGATCCATCGTCAGACCCTCACACACACCAACCACGTCAACAACCACAAGGCACCAGAACCCCAAAGACCTGTGACGCATGAGGTTATGCTTGAGCACATCGATCAGGACCTGGACGACCGCTGCAGCTTCCACAAAGCCTCCCCTCTCACCGTGGAGATGGACACCCAAGGTTCCCTTCCCACCAACCCCCCATCCTCTGCCCCCCCACCGCCGGAAAACACGTCCTCGTCAGCATCAGAGTCCAGGGTGCCGGTTCGAGTGCTCTCGCGGTCTGCCTCCATGCTGCCCCAGGGTGCCACCTCCAGGAATGGCCTGGTTGAGATGCCTAGCCCGATTTTGGAGCCCAATGGGATCGCTGCGGGGACTTACCAGAGGGTCCCGGAAGCTCACCAGCAAATGAGGAGGAGAAGTACTCTGGAACAGGTGGAGCAGTGGGTCAAGGTGCAGAAAGCTGAGCAGAAAGG TCCACCGTCCCGAGACAACACTCTCCCTCGTCGAACGCCACCGTCCCAACCCAAGTTTAGCACCCTGGATGCACAGAAGACCCTGCCAAAGACCCCCTGCCACAGTCCTCCTCTGGCACGCCTGGGCGAGTACAAGTACGCCCAGGACCGCCTGAGCCACTTCCGCCTCACCCCTGAGCTGGGCGGTTCGGGTTCCAACACCGCTTTGCAACTGTACGAGTGGCAGCAGCGCCAACAGTACCGCCTCGGTAGCCCCACGGCGCCCGTCTACACGCCCGCACCGGAATACCCTTTTGGTGCCAGGCCGCCATCTGCTGTTCCTCCGTCCACCAAACACAAAGGACCGCCACGCTGCGTGTCTGTACCACCTTCTGTCGCAGATATCCCCCCTCCGGGGCCTCCACCGGGCACCATCAAGACCTTGTCGCCCGCTCGCCGCCCGCACACGCCGATTGACCGTGTGACAGTAAGACCGCTGGCTGATGCGTCAAGGGTGGACTCCCCGTTTGCCCTTTCGCCTCGCAGGACCAAGTCGCAGTTGCTCAAG GCGTCCACCATCGAGAGGCGCTCTCTGCCTCCATCCAACTACATCACCCACACGGTCAGTGCACCCAGCCTCCACGGCAAAACG GTGGATGACACGTACAAGCAGCTGAAGCAGGACCTGGAGTATCTGGACTTAAAG GTAGCTGGAAGTCAAGCATTAAAGGAGTTGGGGAAGCCCGTCAAGGTTGCAGAGAGTGATGTAGAT GTAAAACTGAGTCGTTTGTGTGAGCAAGACAAAATTTTGAAGGACTTGGAAGTGCGGATCAGCTCACTGAAGCAGGATAag GATAAGCTGGAGAGCGTGCTGGACGTGTCGCACCAACAGATTGAGATGTTCCAGGAGCAGCCGGCCCATGTGAACAAGATTGCGTACCAGCAGAGACTCTTGCAGGAAGACTTGGTCTCCATCAGGGCCCAGATTTCACGACTATCAACG GAAATGACACAAGCCTGGGTGGATTATAGTTGGCTGGAGAGTTCAGTGGAACAGCTGAGGGCAGCGCTCCAGGCCCACATGAACCAAAGTGCCACCCCGCAG CAAGAAAAGACGGAGATAAAGCGAGAGTTATGGAGGATCGAAGACGTGATGGCCGGACTTGGTGCCAGCAAAGCCAACTACAAAGTCACCGTCGAATCTGTGCAGAACCCAG AGAGGAAGTTAGTGCCTTGTGTGTCAGAGCCCAGCGTGCCTTCTTCCAGCGCCGACGTCCAGCCACTTCCTCGTACCATCGTCCCAAACGTTTTCTCACAAACGTTGCCTCACAACTTTGTGCCAAAGTGG GCAGAGGACGCCGCGCCGCCCCGACCTCCGCTCCCTCGCCTGTACGACTACGAGGAGACGCCACCTGCCGTGCCCCCGTTGCCCAAGGAAGCATCGGCGGTCATCCGCCACACGTCAGTGCGAGGCCTCAAGCGGCAGTCCGATGAGAGGAAGCGAGACCGAGAGGGCGGACACTATGTTCTCAATGGGGACTCTAAG AGTGATTTACGTTCGTTCCTGAGTGAACCCGAGCTGCCGGCCATCACTCACCAAAACACCGACATGGACTACTACTATGCCGACCATAAAA GTCTGTCGGGCGCGTCATGGCTGATGGCGAACCAGTCGGACACCCTGTCGTCCTTTGTAACATTGCGGAGATGCCCTGGCACCACTGTGGACAGG GAGCGACCCAGGAGTGCCCTGGATTGTTTGTCCTCCGAGTACCTGGGGGGCATGGCGCCTACCCAGCGTGCCGGTCGGATGAGCGCCGAGGAGCAGTTAGAGAGGATGAAGCGCCACCAGAGGGCGCTGGTGCGGGATCGCAAACGGAATCTCAGCCAGGGCGAGCGGTCCGGCGCTCCGCCACCTGCCCCC GTGCTTGATTGGCGGGAAGAGCGTCCCAGGGCCGAAGGTCAAAGCGATGAAGGGTGCAAAGAGAGAGAAGGTCCGTGGGTGACGGCCAAAGCCACTCTGATCCGAGAAGCGGACGTGGAGCCTCTAGACTACGACTATGACATCAGAAGAGAG CTCTGCAAGCCGCAGAAGGTTTCCATCCCGGAGCGTTACGTGGAGACGGATCCGGAGGAGCCGCTGAGCcccgaagaagaagaggagcgaAGTCGGCGCACGGAACGGATCAGGAAACTTCTCAGCAAGTCCAA TGTTCAGAATTTGCAGTCGGCATCCGTGGACTTTAGTGAGCTTGATTCAGTTCTCCAACAGCAGGAGAAGATCATGAACGTGTCGCGGGCCCTCGCTTCACAGGCATCAAAGAAGAGCAAACTGGTAGCAG CTGCAGCTGCTGCTGGCCAGTGA
- the LOC144071546 gene encoding pleckstrin homology domain-containing family A member 7-like isoform X2, translating into MAAPLGQDCLPENWTYGVCGDGRVFFIDDHTRETTWLHPRSAEPVNSGHMIRSDLPKGWEEGFTDEGASYFIDHNHRSTTFCHPVTGQISPENVDFMLQEQLPCSRMMSQPGIEQLSSTTVSDISTVTTSSTVEAAYTSKGSRSGGSRVHSFGKREQAIKRNPNVPVVVRGWLYKQDSSGMRLWKRKWFVLADFCLFYYKDSREEAVLGSIPLPSYVISPVGPEDHISRKYAFKAGHTGMRSYIYKHSSVIGSQAEHTGMRTYYFSADTQEDMNTWLRAMNQAANISAPIHSGSRPVEQSNHFNVIHRQTLTHTNHVNNHKAPEPQRPVTHEVMLEHIDQDLDDRCSFHKASPLTVEMDTQGSLPTNPPSSAPPPPENTSSSASESRVPVRVLSRSASMLPQGATSRNGLVEMPSPILEPNGIAAGTYQRVPEAHQQMRRRSTLEQVEQWVKVQKAEQKGPPSRDNTLPRRTPPSQPKFSTLDAQKTLPKTPCHSPPLARLGEYKYAQDRLSHFRLTPELGGSGSNTALQLYEWQQRQQYRLGSPTAPVYTPAPEYPFGARPPSAVPPSTKHKGPPRCVSVPPSVADIPPPGPPPGTIKTLSPARRPHTPIDRVTVRPLADASRVDSPFALSPRRTKSQLLKASTIERRSLPPSNYITHTVSAPSLHGKTPDELTLLLIQLRRQQAKMAATRQHTLAQLERYGLSGASPFLAAGCSPTLTQLSLLGNTQVDDTYKQLKQDLEYLDLKVAGSQALKELGKPVKVAESDVDVKLSRLCEQDKILKDLEVRISSLKQDKDKLESVLDVSHQQIEMFQEQPAHVNKIAYQQRLLQEDLVSIRAQISRLSTEMTQAWVDYSWLESSVEQLRAALQAHMNQSATPQQEKTEIKRELWRIEDVMAGLGASKANYKVTVESVQNPERKLVPCVSEPSVPSSSADVQPLPRTIVPNVFSQTLPHNFVPKWAEDAAPPRPPLPRLYDYEETPPAVPPLPKEASAVIRHTSVRGLKRQSDERKRDREGGHYVLNGDSKSDLRSFLSEPELPAITHQNTDMDYYYADHKSLSGASWLMANQSDTLSSFVTLRRCPGTTVDRERPRSALDCLSSEYLGGMAPTQRAGRMSAEEQLERMKRHQRALVRDRKRNLSQGERSGAPPPAPVLDWREERPRAEGQSDEGCKEREGPWVTAKATLIREADVEPLDYDYDIRRELCKPQKVSIPERYVETDPEEPLSPEEEEERSRRTERIRKLLSKSNVQNLQSASVDFSELDSVLQQQEKIMNVSRALASQASKKSKLVAAAAGQ; encoded by the exons TCATAACCACAGGAGCACCACCTTCTGTCATCCCGTGACCGGGCAGATTTCTCCAGAGAACGTGGATTTTATGCTGCAGGAACA GCTGCCGTGTTCTCGCATGATGTCCCAACCTGGCATCGAACAGCTCTCCAGCACCACCGTCAGTGACATCTCCACTGTCACCACCTCCTCCACCGTCGAAGCCGCCTACACTTCCAAG GGTTCTCGCTCCGGCGGAAGCAGGGTGCACAGTTTCGGCAAGCGAGAGCAAGCCATTAAGAGGAACCCAAATGTTCCTGTTGTGGTCCGAGGATGGCTCTATAAACAG GACAGCTCCGGGATGCGTCTTTGGAAGAGGAAGTGGTTCGTTTTGGCTGATTTTTGCCTCTTCTACTATAAAG ACAGCAGAGAGGAGGCGGTCCTCGGCAGCATTCCGCTTCCCAGCTATGTCATTTCACCCGTGGGACCAGAGGACCATATCAGCCGCAAGTATGCCTTCAAG GCCGGCCACACGGGCATGCGCTCGTACATTTACAAACACAGCTCTGTGATTGGCTCTCAGGCGGAGCACACGGGCATGCGGACATACTACTTCAGCGCCGACACGCAGGAAGACATGAACACGTGGCTGAGGGCCATGAACCAGGCCGCCAACATCAGCGCCCCAATCCACTCTGGTAGCAG ACCAGTGGAACAGTCCAATCACTTCAACGTGATCCATCGTCAGACCCTCACACACACCAACCACGTCAACAACCACAAGGCACCAGAACCCCAAAGACCTGTGACGCATGAGGTTATGCTTGAGCACATCGATCAGGACCTGGACGACCGCTGCAGCTTCCACAAAGCCTCCCCTCTCACCGTGGAGATGGACACCCAAGGTTCCCTTCCCACCAACCCCCCATCCTCTGCCCCCCCACCGCCGGAAAACACGTCCTCGTCAGCATCAGAGTCCAGGGTGCCGGTTCGAGTGCTCTCGCGGTCTGCCTCCATGCTGCCCCAGGGTGCCACCTCCAGGAATGGCCTGGTTGAGATGCCTAGCCCGATTTTGGAGCCCAATGGGATCGCTGCGGGGACTTACCAGAGGGTCCCGGAAGCTCACCAGCAAATGAGGAGGAGAAGTACTCTGGAACAGGTGGAGCAGTGGGTCAAGGTGCAGAAAGCTGAGCAGAAAGG TCCACCGTCCCGAGACAACACTCTCCCTCGTCGAACGCCACCGTCCCAACCCAAGTTTAGCACCCTGGATGCACAGAAGACCCTGCCAAAGACCCCCTGCCACAGTCCTCCTCTGGCACGCCTGGGCGAGTACAAGTACGCCCAGGACCGCCTGAGCCACTTCCGCCTCACCCCTGAGCTGGGCGGTTCGGGTTCCAACACCGCTTTGCAACTGTACGAGTGGCAGCAGCGCCAACAGTACCGCCTCGGTAGCCCCACGGCGCCCGTCTACACGCCCGCACCGGAATACCCTTTTGGTGCCAGGCCGCCATCTGCTGTTCCTCCGTCCACCAAACACAAAGGACCGCCACGCTGCGTGTCTGTACCACCTTCTGTCGCAGATATCCCCCCTCCGGGGCCTCCACCGGGCACCATCAAGACCTTGTCGCCCGCTCGCCGCCCGCACACGCCGATTGACCGTGTGACAGTAAGACCGCTGGCTGATGCGTCAAGGGTGGACTCCCCGTTTGCCCTTTCGCCTCGCAGGACCAAGTCGCAGTTGCTCAAG GCGTCCACCATCGAGAGGCGCTCTCTGCCTCCATCCAACTACATCACCCACACGGTCAGTGCACCCAGCCTCCACGGCAAAACG CCCGATGAGCTCACCCTGCTCCTCATTCAGCTGCGCCGCCAACAGGCCAAGATGGCGGCAACCCGCCAGCACACACTAGCGCAGCTTGAGCGCTATGGGTTGTCAGGCGCCAGCCCGTTCCTCGCCGCCGGCTGCTCACCTACTCTAACCCAGCTCAGTCTGTTGGGCAACACTCAG GTGGATGACACGTACAAGCAGCTGAAGCAGGACCTGGAGTATCTGGACTTAAAG GTAGCTGGAAGTCAAGCATTAAAGGAGTTGGGGAAGCCCGTCAAGGTTGCAGAGAGTGATGTAGAT GTAAAACTGAGTCGTTTGTGTGAGCAAGACAAAATTTTGAAGGACTTGGAAGTGCGGATCAGCTCACTGAAGCAGGATAag GATAAGCTGGAGAGCGTGCTGGACGTGTCGCACCAACAGATTGAGATGTTCCAGGAGCAGCCGGCCCATGTGAACAAGATTGCGTACCAGCAGAGACTCTTGCAGGAAGACTTGGTCTCCATCAGGGCCCAGATTTCACGACTATCAACG GAAATGACACAAGCCTGGGTGGATTATAGTTGGCTGGAGAGTTCAGTGGAACAGCTGAGGGCAGCGCTCCAGGCCCACATGAACCAAAGTGCCACCCCGCAG CAAGAAAAGACGGAGATAAAGCGAGAGTTATGGAGGATCGAAGACGTGATGGCCGGACTTGGTGCCAGCAAAGCCAACTACAAAGTCACCGTCGAATCTGTGCAGAACCCAG AGAGGAAGTTAGTGCCTTGTGTGTCAGAGCCCAGCGTGCCTTCTTCCAGCGCCGACGTCCAGCCACTTCCTCGTACCATCGTCCCAAACGTTTTCTCACAAACGTTGCCTCACAACTTTGTGCCAAAGTGG GCAGAGGACGCCGCGCCGCCCCGACCTCCGCTCCCTCGCCTGTACGACTACGAGGAGACGCCACCTGCCGTGCCCCCGTTGCCCAAGGAAGCATCGGCGGTCATCCGCCACACGTCAGTGCGAGGCCTCAAGCGGCAGTCCGATGAGAGGAAGCGAGACCGAGAGGGCGGACACTATGTTCTCAATGGGGACTCTAAG AGTGATTTACGTTCGTTCCTGAGTGAACCCGAGCTGCCGGCCATCACTCACCAAAACACCGACATGGACTACTACTATGCCGACCATAAAA GTCTGTCGGGCGCGTCATGGCTGATGGCGAACCAGTCGGACACCCTGTCGTCCTTTGTAACATTGCGGAGATGCCCTGGCACCACTGTGGACAGG GAGCGACCCAGGAGTGCCCTGGATTGTTTGTCCTCCGAGTACCTGGGGGGCATGGCGCCTACCCAGCGTGCCGGTCGGATGAGCGCCGAGGAGCAGTTAGAGAGGATGAAGCGCCACCAGAGGGCGCTGGTGCGGGATCGCAAACGGAATCTCAGCCAGGGCGAGCGGTCCGGCGCTCCGCCACCTGCCCCC GTGCTTGATTGGCGGGAAGAGCGTCCCAGGGCCGAAGGTCAAAGCGATGAAGGGTGCAAAGAGAGAGAAGGTCCGTGGGTGACGGCCAAAGCCACTCTGATCCGAGAAGCGGACGTGGAGCCTCTAGACTACGACTATGACATCAGAAGAGAG CTCTGCAAGCCGCAGAAGGTTTCCATCCCGGAGCGTTACGTGGAGACGGATCCGGAGGAGCCGCTGAGCcccgaagaagaagaggagcgaAGTCGGCGCACGGAACGGATCAGGAAACTTCTCAGCAAGTCCAA TGTTCAGAATTTGCAGTCGGCATCCGTGGACTTTAGTGAGCTTGATTCAGTTCTCCAACAGCAGGAGAAGATCATGAACGTGTCGCGGGCCCTCGCTTCACAGGCATCAAAGAAGAGCAAACTGGTAGCAG CTGCTGCTGGCCAGTGA